In Pseudomonas abieticivorans, the genomic window AGGGCGGTCAGCGGCATGGCCAGGTTGGGCCCGAAGGTTGCCGTCAGGGCATAGGCCGACAGCCCGTACAGCTTGATGTGCCAAGGCAAAAAGCGCAGCGCCACGGTCATCAGCAACGGTGGCAGGCAGCCGCCGGCCATGCCTTGAAGCACACGCAAGGCCAGCAGGCTTTCCAGGTTGGGCGCAAACGGGCACAGTGCGCCGCACAGGCTAAAGAGCAATGTCACGACGATTGCAAAGCGTCGCAACGAGAAGGTCACCGCCAGCCAGGGCGCGATCAACATGGTCGCGACTTCAGCCGCGCTGTAGGCCGAGGTGATCCAGGTGCCTTCGTCATGGCCCAGCCCGAATACCCCCAGCAGGTCTGGCAGGGCGATGTCGGTGACGCGATCATTGATGCCCGAGGTCAGGGCAGCGATCAGCACGCCGACCAGGCCGAGGGCCAGCCGCCAACCGAAGGGGGCCGGGCTGGGTGGGGGAGCAGGGGGAGCAGACACGAAATATCCCAAGCGCCGCAGCGCAATGAATGGCATAATCGGTACAGTGTACTGTCCAGTGATACATGAGGCAATCGTATGATTTCAGAATCCGACCGAAGCGGTATACAGGTCATCTCCCGAGCGGCCGCCATTCTGCGCTGCCTGGAGAGCGAGCCTGCGGGGTTGAGTCTAGGAGCCATCGCCAAGCGCATTGAACTGCCCCGCTCGACGGTGCAGCGCCTGGTCGATGCACTGGCGCTGGAGCAGTTGCTGGAAGTGCGCGGCGCCGGTGGCGTGCGCCTGGGCCCGGCCTTGATGCGCCTGGCCGCGCACAGCCATGTCGACTTTTCGCAAATGGCCCGGCCTTATCTGGAAGACTTGTCCCGGCGCAGCGGCGAGACCGCGGTGCTGTATTACGGTGGCGGCAGCGACTTGCTGATTCTGCACTCGGTGGTGTCGACCCAGGAATTGCGCGTGGCGCCCAGCACCGGCAACTTCCTCAGGGTGTTTGCCTCTTCCGGGGGCAAGGTGCTGTTGGCACGCCAGTCCAATGAAGCCGTGGCGCAACTGCTCGAAGGCTTGGTCGAGCCGCTCACGCCCAATACGTTGACCCTGCCGCAGTTGTTGCAGGAACTGCAGCAGGTGCGCGCTGAAGGCTTCGCCTACGACCGCGAGGAGCACATGGTCGGCGTCGGCGCCGTGGCAACCGGTTTGTACACCGAGCAGGGGGCCTATGCCATCTCGCTGGTGGGGCCGGCCTGGCGGATCAAGGCCCAGCATGAGTTCATCAAGCAGGCGCTGGGCGAGTGCCGCGATGCGCTCGCCAGCGCGGTGAATGGCACACAGGTCTAGGTATTGTTACGGTTTTTACAACAGTGCATGTCCGTGTTTGATCTTTAATATTTATCCGCAGGTTGTAATATATACCTGTCCCCACGCAATAACGGCGGGACAGGTACTTCGTGTTACGCCTAACTGTTAAGTCTGCGTAACAACTTCTTCCAGCCAGCACCGGCAAATGAAGTCAATCACCGAGATTGCTTTAAAGGCCTTCCTCAAAATGAAAAGTTTAATTGCACTTGCGTTGATGGGTGTTTCCACTTTTGCGGCAGCGGCCAGCGTGGAAAGTTCCAACAAATCGGCTGTTCAGGAATACACTTATTCTACCCACTTGGATATTGCCAAGGTCATCGACATGTCAACCGTGCCCAATGTCTGTGAAGTGGTGCCGGCGACCATGACTTACGAAGACCACCAGGGTCAGCGCCACACCATCGAATACAAAGTGATGGGTAACGGGTGCAGCCAGAGCTAAGCCCTGCGGGCCTTCGCACACCCTTCAAGCGGTAGGTGTGCGCATCGGCCACGCGCTTTCATCGTGACCCGATTCGCTCCCTGTAGTAAGGTCGGCCGTCGCCGTCCATAGGCCAGGAGTGAAACCGTTGAAGGCAAGCACGTTAAAACCATTGTACTGGGCAGGGTTGATTACCCCGATATGGCTATTGCTGGGGTTGATTATCGCCAGCAGTTATTACCCCGGTTACAGTCAAATCAACCATGCCATGAGTGTGCTCGGCGCGGTCGATTCCCCCGTTCATGTGTTGTCGCCATTGATTAACAACTTCCCGTTGGGTTTGTTGTTCATCGCCTTTGGCCTGGGCGTGGTGTTGA contains:
- a CDS encoding IclR family transcriptional regulator: MISESDRSGIQVISRAAAILRCLESEPAGLSLGAIAKRIELPRSTVQRLVDALALEQLLEVRGAGGVRLGPALMRLAAHSHVDFSQMARPYLEDLSRRSGETAVLYYGGGSDLLILHSVVSTQELRVAPSTGNFLRVFASSGGKVLLARQSNEAVAQLLEGLVEPLTPNTLTLPQLLQELQQVRAEGFAYDREEHMVGVGAVATGLYTEQGAYAISLVGPAWRIKAQHEFIKQALGECRDALASAVNGTQV
- a CDS encoding DUF2790 domain-containing protein is translated as MKSLIALALMGVSTFAAAASVESSNKSAVQEYTYSTHLDIAKVIDMSTVPNVCEVVPATMTYEDHQGQRHTIEYKVMGNGCSQS